The proteins below are encoded in one region of Sphingobium yanoikuyae:
- the pyrF gene encoding orotidine-5'-phosphate decarboxylase, translating into MSSPIYVAIDTPDLAKAQHLAGQVRNHVGGLKLGLEFFCANGHHGVHEMMKFGLPIFLDLKLHDIPNTVAKAVQALHGLEPAVLTVHAAGGRAMLEDAKAAAGTKTKVVAVTVLTSLDNGDLNDIGVNGAAEEQVTRLAELARDAGLDGIVCSGEEVALVKKIWPDGYFVVPGVRPAGGAMGDQKRAVTPREALDRGASMLVIGRPISQAEDPDQAARAIEATL; encoded by the coding sequence ATGAGCAGCCCGATCTATGTCGCCATCGACACGCCCGACCTTGCCAAGGCCCAGCATCTGGCCGGGCAGGTCCGCAACCATGTCGGCGGGCTAAAGCTGGGGCTGGAGTTCTTCTGCGCCAATGGCCATCATGGCGTGCATGAAATGATGAAGTTCGGCCTGCCGATCTTCCTCGACCTCAAGCTGCACGACATTCCCAATACGGTGGCGAAGGCGGTGCAGGCGCTGCACGGGCTGGAACCGGCGGTGCTGACGGTCCATGCGGCCGGCGGCCGGGCGATGCTGGAGGATGCGAAAGCGGCGGCCGGCACCAAGACCAAGGTGGTGGCGGTGACGGTACTCACCAGCCTCGACAATGGCGACCTTAATGACATTGGCGTCAATGGCGCCGCCGAGGAACAGGTGACGCGGCTCGCCGAACTGGCGCGCGACGCCGGCCTGGACGGCATCGTCTGTTCCGGCGAGGAGGTCGCGCTGGTCAAGAAGATCTGGCCCGACGGCTATTTCGTCGTGCCCGGTGTCCGCCCGGCGGGCGGCGCGATGGGCGACCAGAAGCGCGCCGTGACCCCGCGCGAGGCGCTGGACCGGGGCGCGTCGATGCTGGTGATCGGTCGCCCGATCAGCCAGGCCGAAGATCCTGACCAGGCGGCGCGCGCGATCGAAGCGACGCTGTAA
- a CDS encoding glycoside hydrolase family 43 protein, whose product MTYLGFGLLLGSATMAIAAPATPPRQLDIVKSIVKAKPEAKDEASARTSYLLVYFKDETHSLHFATSADGYSFTDVNDGAPVLNGRDVAEQKGIRDPYIMRGPDNAFYLAMTDLHIFAKREGLRDTDWQRPTDSYGWGNNRSMLFMKSYDLTHWTLASVTIDQLFKSTANAGTAWAPEMIYDPDKRKIMVYFSTRNGKETDHMVYAYADDAFTTLTSEPRDLFTYPKAGTGTIDGDITKVGDRYRLFYVAHDKPGHLRQATSSRMDGGYVFDPAKIDPETVGTEAPNLWRRHGTDTYVLMYDVFGAKPVNNMGFSETEDFVHFRDIGHFNAPGSPMKATNFTQPKHGAVIPITPAEAERLKTYFRK is encoded by the coding sequence ATGACATATCTGGGTTTTGGCCTGCTGCTGGGCAGCGCCACCATGGCGATCGCGGCCCCCGCCACGCCGCCGCGCCAGCTCGACATCGTCAAAAGCATCGTCAAGGCCAAGCCGGAGGCGAAGGACGAAGCCAGCGCCCGGACGTCCTATCTCCTCGTCTATTTCAAGGACGAGACCCACTCGCTGCATTTCGCGACCTCGGCGGATGGCTACAGCTTTACCGACGTCAATGACGGTGCGCCGGTCCTCAATGGCCGCGATGTCGCCGAACAGAAGGGCATCCGCGATCCCTATATCATGCGCGGTCCCGACAATGCCTTCTACCTCGCCATGACCGATCTGCATATTTTCGCCAAGCGCGAAGGGCTGCGCGATACCGACTGGCAGCGGCCGACCGACAGCTATGGCTGGGGCAATAACCGCTCGATGCTCTTCATGAAATCCTATGATCTCACCCACTGGACGCTGGCGTCCGTGACCATCGATCAATTGTTCAAGTCGACCGCCAATGCCGGCACCGCCTGGGCGCCGGAAATGATCTACGATCCCGACAAGCGCAAGATCATGGTCTATTTCAGCACCCGCAACGGCAAGGAGACCGACCATATGGTCTATGCCTATGCGGACGACGCCTTCACCACGCTGACCAGCGAACCGCGCGACCTGTTCACCTATCCCAAGGCCGGCACCGGCACGATCGACGGCGATATCACCAAGGTCGGCGATCGCTACCGCCTCTTCTATGTCGCCCATGACAAGCCCGGCCATCTGCGTCAGGCCACCTCATCGCGCATGGATGGCGGCTATGTCTTCGATCCGGCCAAGATTGACCCGGAAACGGTCGGTACCGAAGCGCCCAACCTGTGGCGGCGCCACGGCACTGACACCTATGTGCTGATGTATGATGTGTTCGGCGCCAAGCCGGTCAACAATATGGGCTTTTCGGAGACGGAGGATTTCGTCCATTTCCGCGACATCGGCCATTTCAACGCGCCGGGATCGCCGATGAAGGCGACCAACTTCACCCAGCCCAAGCACGGCGCCGTCATCCCGATCACCCCGGCAGAAGCGGAGCGGCTGAAAACCTATTTCCGGAAATAA
- a CDS encoding acyl-CoA thioesterase encodes MAVSNAIPHLYPVGIQPDDIDFMGHVNNASYLKWVQDAVLDHWRALAPAEAVAQHLWVALKHEITYRKPTFLDDEVIATVLLEKVQGARAFYETVIRRGEEVLAEVKSSWCCVDSSTLRPARIAREVMQHFFAPDDSGSTAD; translated from the coding sequence ATGGCTGTGAGTAACGCGATTCCCCACCTGTACCCGGTTGGCATCCAGCCCGACGACATCGACTTCATGGGTCATGTCAACAATGCCAGCTATCTGAAGTGGGTGCAGGATGCCGTGCTCGACCATTGGCGCGCGCTCGCCCCGGCCGAGGCGGTGGCCCAGCATCTCTGGGTCGCGCTCAAGCATGAGATCACCTACCGCAAGCCCACCTTCCTGGATGATGAGGTGATCGCCACCGTCCTCCTCGAAAAGGTGCAGGGCGCCCGTGCCTTCTATGAAACCGTGATCCGCCGTGGCGAGGAAGTGCTGGCCGAAGTCAAGTCGAGCTGGTGCTGCGTCGACTCCTCCACCCTGCGCCCGGCCCGCATCGCCCGCGAAGTGATGCAGCATTTCTTCGCGCCCGACGACAGCGGCTCCACCGCCGACTGA
- a CDS encoding outer membrane protein, which translates to MRKLMVATLLAGGAVAAPALAQDATPTFTGPRVEAILGYDHTGAGSSIDNDNGSDDQKIDGLLYGVGAGYDVNVGGAVVGVEGEFTDSTAKSSRNDFTDQFGYGRVKQGRDLYIGARAGILADPSTLIYVKGGYTNTKLGVLAGDTNQVTDTSFKLDGWRVGGGVERALNANTFAKIEYRYSKYDSAHIDFMDGSTSSEFDVDTDRHQVVASVGWRF; encoded by the coding sequence ATGCGTAAGTTGATGGTCGCCACTTTGCTGGCCGGTGGTGCAGTTGCCGCGCCGGCGCTCGCACAGGATGCCACCCCGACCTTCACCGGCCCGCGTGTCGAAGCGATCCTGGGCTATGACCATACCGGGGCCGGCAGCTCGATCGACAATGACAATGGCAGCGACGATCAGAAGATCGACGGCCTGCTCTATGGTGTCGGCGCGGGCTATGACGTGAATGTCGGCGGCGCCGTCGTCGGCGTCGAGGGCGAGTTCACCGACTCCACCGCCAAGAGCAGCCGCAACGACTTCACCGACCAGTTCGGCTATGGCCGCGTCAAGCAGGGCCGCGATCTCTATATCGGTGCCCGCGCGGGTATCCTCGCCGATCCCTCGACCCTCATCTATGTGAAGGGTGGCTACACCAACACCAAGCTGGGCGTGCTGGCCGGCGACACCAATCAGGTCACCGACACCTCGTTCAAGCTGGATGGCTGGCGCGTCGGCGGCGGCGTGGAGCGCGCGCTCAACGCCAACACCTTCGCCAAGATCGAATATCGCTACTCCAAATATGACAGCGCCCATATCGACTTCATGGATGGCTCGACCAGCAGCGAATTCGACGTCGACACCGACCGCCATCAGGTCGTCGCCTCGGTCGGCTGGCGCTTCTAA
- a CDS encoding L-serine ammonia-lyase, translating to MTKSRIDSAAAISVMDLFTIGIGPSSSHTVGPMRAALMFMDTLPTCPVRVQCELYGSLALTGRGHATDSAILLGLSGHSPENVDPDAIPAILQAIRDDGRIRAGSAHLDWVPFEEARDLVFRMGEFLEAHSNGMRFTAWLPGRDEPLVRDYYSIGGGAVLPGAIPADPDIPLGHNVVQPFPFSSGAELLAQGEATGLSIATLVLRNEGAWRAQGETEAFLDSVIDAMSASIDRGLKEEGLLPGGLKVRRRAKAIHNKLRLQGASVGPAQIFEWVSLFALAVNEENAAGGRVVTAPTNGAAGVIPAVLHYYRRFVPGADREGERRFLLTTAAMGFLYKKRASISAAEMGCQGEVGVACSMAAAGLAAVLGGTNSQVENAAEIGMEHNLGLTCDPIGGLVQIPCIERNTMGAVKAINAAYLALQGDGRHIVSLDAVIETMRQTGEDMASRYKETSLGGLAVNVVEC from the coding sequence GTGACCAAATCGCGCATCGACAGCGCCGCCGCGATCAGCGTGATGGACCTGTTCACCATCGGCATCGGCCCGTCCAGCTCGCACACGGTCGGGCCGATGCGCGCCGCGCTGATGTTCATGGATACGCTGCCGACCTGTCCGGTGCGGGTGCAGTGCGAACTTTATGGCTCGCTGGCGCTGACCGGCCGGGGCCATGCCACCGACAGCGCGATCCTGCTCGGCCTGTCGGGCCACAGCCCCGAAAATGTCGATCCCGATGCCATCCCCGCCATTCTTCAGGCGATCCGCGACGATGGCCGCATTCGCGCCGGCAGCGCCCATCTCGACTGGGTGCCGTTCGAGGAAGCGCGCGACCTTGTCTTCCGCATGGGCGAATTTCTGGAGGCGCACAGCAACGGCATGCGCTTCACCGCCTGGCTGCCGGGCCGGGACGAACCGCTGGTGCGCGATTATTATTCGATCGGCGGCGGCGCGGTGCTGCCCGGCGCCATTCCCGCCGACCCGGATATTCCGCTCGGCCATAATGTGGTCCAGCCCTTTCCCTTCTCGTCCGGCGCCGAACTGCTGGCGCAGGGGGAGGCGACCGGCCTTAGCATCGCGACGCTGGTTCTCCGCAACGAGGGCGCCTGGCGCGCCCAGGGAGAGACCGAGGCCTTTCTCGACAGCGTTATCGACGCCATGTCCGCCTCGATCGATCGCGGCCTGAAAGAAGAGGGCCTGCTGCCCGGCGGGCTCAAGGTGCGCCGCCGGGCCAAGGCGATCCACAACAAGCTGCGGCTGCAGGGCGCCAGCGTCGGCCCGGCCCAGATCTTCGAATGGGTCAGCCTGTTCGCGCTCGCCGTGAATGAGGAAAATGCCGCCGGCGGCCGGGTCGTCACCGCACCCACCAACGGCGCGGCCGGCGTGATCCCGGCGGTGCTTCATTATTATCGCCGCTTCGTGCCCGGCGCCGATCGGGAAGGGGAGCGCCGCTTCCTCCTCACCACCGCCGCCATGGGCTTCCTCTACAAGAAGCGCGCCTCCATCTCGGCCGCCGAAATGGGCTGTCAGGGGGAAGTCGGCGTCGCCTGCTCGATGGCAGCCGCGGGCCTCGCCGCCGTGCTGGGCGGCACCAACAGCCAGGTCGAAAATGCCGCCGAGATCGGCATGGAGCATAATCTTGGCCTCACCTGCGATCCGATCGGCGGCCTCGTCCAGATCCCCTGCATCGAACGCAACACCATGGGCGCGGTGAAGGCGATCAACGCCGCCTATCTCGCGCTCCAGGGCGATGGGCGCCATATCGTCAGCCTCGACGCGGTGATCGAGACGATGCGCCAGACCGGCGAGGACATGGCCAGCCGCTACAAGGAGACATCGCTTGGCGGCCTGGCCGTCAATGTCGTGGAATGCTGA